DNA sequence from the Parasphaerochaeta coccoides DSM 17374 genome:
TACAGCAACTGGAAGACATGTGGAATGCCACGGCTGTCGTCGCTGAAGAAGATGAGGACGAAACCACCTGAACCATGCCCCCGCTCGTCACCCCCCGCTCATGATGGTGTCCTCACGGGTTCCTTACGTTGTTCTCATGTTGTCCTCATGTTGTCCTAAACCATGATTGTTGATAAAATCCTGCCAATCCGCTACGAATCAAAGGACATGATGATGGCTAAGAAAAACATTGACTGGGCGCATTTGAGTTTCGGCTACATTCCGACTGACAGCCGGTATGTTTCATATTGGAAGAACGGACAGTGGGATGATGGCCAGATGGTCAACGATTCCACGGTGACAATCAATGAAAGCGCCGGTGTCCTGCAATATGCCCAGACATGCTTTGAAGGTCTGAAAGCCTATACCACGGAGGATGGCCGCGTTGTACTGTTCCGTCCTGACATGAACGCCCGCCGTCTCATGGACAGCTGCGACAGGCTGCTGATGCCGTCTTTTCCTGTTGAAAGATTCCTCGATGCGATTGACAAGCTGGTCATTGCGAACCAGGACTATGTACCCCCCTATGGTAGCGGTGCATCTCTGTATATCCGTCCTTATATCTTCGGCAGCGGGCCGATTCTCGGCGTAGCTCCCGCGTCAGAATATACCTTCCGGGTATTCTGCTCTCCGGTCGGGCCTTACTTCAAGGGAGGCATGAAGCCCCTGCGCCTGATGGTCAGTAACTTCGACCGCGCTGCCCCCCGTGGTTCAGGCCACATCAAGGGAGGTCTCAACTATGCCATGAGCCTCTATGCCGGACACGTTGCCCATGAAGCCGGATACAGCGAGAATCTCTATCTGGATTCGACACGCACGTACATAGAAGAAACGGGAGGAGCGAATTTCATCTTTGTGACCAAGGACGGCACGCTCGTGACGCCCAAGAGTCCGACTATCCTTCCTTCCATCACCCGCCGTTCCCTCATGCAGGTCGCCAAGGATTATCTGCACATGGAAACAGAGGAACGGCCTGTGAAACTTACGGAATTGAAGAATTTTGCTGAAGCGGGGCTGTGTGGCACGGCAGCCGTGATTTCCCCCGTCGGAACCATCCACACCCATGACGGGGACATCACGTTCGGAGACGGCATATCGGTCGGCCCGGTGGTCACCAAGCTGTACGATACCCTCACGGGAATCCAGATGGGACGCCTGTCGGCTCCGGGGGGCTGGATTCACCAGGTCATCTGAAACAATCGCCCAATGACAGGGCGTATAGTCCGCAACGACTTTGCTCAGGCGGTATGCCCATGGATATTACAGGAAATACCCCAGTTCACGCGCAAGGATGAGGGAGCGTTCCAGCACCGGACGGAGGCTGGCGCCTATGCGCGTATAACCCATCAGCCGCGCGGCACGGGTGAATAGTTCATCACGGCCTACGGCTTCACCTTCCTTCACGCTGGCAGCCATGGCATTGGCGACCTCTATCAGGGGCAGGTCGTAGGTATAGCGTTTGTCCGGAGCATCTTCCGCAGAACAACGGCAGTACAAGTACCCAAAGTCTTTTCCTGCGCTGGTCTGTGTCTGGGCGTATGTGGACGGCCAATATACAATCTGCGTCTTCCCGTCATTGCCTTGTTGTTCCGTCGTGACAGCAGGGAACACGGAAAACACGGTCTCCAGCTGGGCGGCAATGAAACGTCCGCGCTTGGACAGCCCAAAAAGGGATATCACATGTTTTTCCAGATGATCCCGGAGGATGGGGCCTCCATCCTCAACCAAAGAGGCGGCACAGGAACGGAGCGTTTCCAGCATTTCCTGCGCACAGAACTGTTCGCTCGATAGAACAAGCTGCTTCCTTTCCGGCATATAATATCCAATGACCGTGATGTTCGGC
Encoded proteins:
- a CDS encoding branched-chain amino acid aminotransferase; translation: MIVDKILPIRYESKDMMMAKKNIDWAHLSFGYIPTDSRYVSYWKNGQWDDGQMVNDSTVTINESAGVLQYAQTCFEGLKAYTTEDGRVVLFRPDMNARRLMDSCDRLLMPSFPVERFLDAIDKLVIANQDYVPPYGSGASLYIRPYIFGSGPILGVAPASEYTFRVFCSPVGPYFKGGMKPLRLMVSNFDRAAPRGSGHIKGGLNYAMSLYAGHVAHEAGYSENLYLDSTRTYIEETGGANFIFVTKDGTLVTPKSPTILPSITRRSLMQVAKDYLHMETEERPVKLTELKNFAEAGLCGTAAVISPVGTIHTHDGDITFGDGISVGPVVTKLYDTLTGIQMGRLSAPGGWIHQVI